DNA from Hippoglossus hippoglossus isolate fHipHip1 chromosome 1, fHipHip1.pri, whole genome shotgun sequence:
CTGTGCTGACCCGCCATCTTGACCCTGTGTTAATTCACACATGACAAATACAAGGTGAAACTTGAATGCGTTTTAAAAAATCCCACTGCAGGGGCGACCAGTGCAAACCAGCTCGGGTTATAGGTGTGGGCTATTGGATTTTTGTCTGCAGCCTATTTTCATTTGGAAACAAACAGGGTAGGTTCATTGAATCCATACATTGAACGCGTCTCCTTGAAGGATAGCAGCTGATCAGGCAGAACAGAATGAACATGGCCCCGTGGCGGTGGAGAGCagattttgtttcatttatgcAACGTGAAGTGAATTTAAAGTGGCCTGTGAGGATCGGACATGAGCTGCATTAAACATGTTATGAAACAGGTTAATGTCAGCGGGTCTATGGGCTGTTTTGTTGCGGCCTTCGTTTTAACTCGTTTCATGGTTTCTTACCAAGCCTGAGGCCTCTCACTTCTACTGCTCAAACAGCGGggatttactttatttatttatttcaaaacagcGCATTTCCCCATACATTGACCTATTACAGAAATTAATGTGATTacaattttaagaaaaataaaatctattgaTTTAGATGGAGGCCTAGAAGCCTGGCGGCGTCATAGCGTTGGATAAAACTCATTTATCTTATGGCTTTAAAAGGCCGACGGcgcaggaggagggagacaaacAATTTGAACACAACGAGAAGCGAAAatccaaagttttttttattgaaaagcGTCTAAAAAGCATAACGACACCAgctttgttattttcttattaCATCAATGCTCCATAAAGGTTTTCTATGAAATTCAAAATATAATGTAGTAAATATGAGCCTTGGGAAAAACTTAAAGTGTCCGTGTTGGGTGAATAAATTTAGTTCACAATTAGAAATGTTAGACATTACAAACGGtctataaacacaaacaaataataaaggCTATTTTCCTAATACTTTAAATTCAAAGTGCTTgataaattcattttttaaatataaaccttAGGAAATCGAACAAGGTAACTTCAGTCTAATCAGTTCAAATTATAGAGAAATATTTAATCCAGAGACTGGATTTAAAATCCAGGCCTCACTTCTCACAGATTACTAACACCAGTTCGGGCTGAACGATACgagtgagaaaaaaatacattctaGTTAGTTATATTTGCAAAATAGTCAAATTCACAAGCTCTGTACAGAAATTAGCCAGCTGCTGCAAAGGAAACATGCAACTCACTCATGTTAACCAATGCATGAAGTAAAATGGACTTCATTTGATTTGGTCGATACATTAAATAGATGTCAAACTTTgtaatatatacacatatgcacattatgtacttcttcttctttgttcggtttattggcgggtggcaacccACTTCAAGGTTCATTACCGCCATCAGCAAATTATGTAATCTGCCTCGAAACACTACGtacaaaaacactttgcttAGTAATGATGCTTATgaaaatcacagaaaacaaagcctcatggtgtaaaaaaaagaaaaaggcagtCAAAGAAACAATCAATCATCTTTTGTCTTTGAAGAAGCCTTTAGACGTGTTGCTCTCTTTGATGGTCACAGTTAGGAAGTTGGTGGTCACGTCTGTCACCAGGACCTTTTCCACGCTGCCGAGGGAGGGCCTCCATGACACTTCGTCCAGGTCTTCATTGAGCCGGGTCGGGGACGGCCTGTCCAAGAAGTAAGGCTTTTCCATGAGTGGAAGCTCAGCAGGGCGACTCAGGCTCTGGCTCATCTTGGACTGGTGCTTGAAATGTGCAGGTGCAAGGAAGGTGGATCCCTCCTTTgtcctttgtgtgtctgtgtccatccTGTGAGGATGCAGGCTACGGTCTGAGTAGAGCTGCTTGTAGGAGCTTCCACCAGAGAGTTCCTTGTTgtgttggtggtggtgatgatgatggtggtgtcgGTGGTGGTGTTTATGGCCGTGACCGTGGTTCTCTGGATGCCTGTGGGACACTTTGAACAGCCTCATCTCTTCTGCCCCGTGGTACTTGGCCAGTTTGTGAGGGCTGTGGCTCCCCTCCTCTGTACTCCTCTTGTGTGGCTCGGAGGCCTCAGGGCTGCAGCTACTGTCCTTAAAGCGGGGCTTAGGCTTCGGGCCCCTTTTTTTGGGTGCGTGGATGAGTCCGTCAACACTCGATTGCTGGAGGGACGGCTGGTGCTCGCGGGGGCTAAGTTCTGGCGGGCGGACGCGTATGCTTTCTCCACGGTTGACAGTGCTGGGTGGGAAGATGGTGGGAACGACAGCTCTCAGGCCCTCTCTCGCTCTGGGGGTGACTACGGGTTCTGGAGCCGGATAGGTGATGTGCATCCCTCGCACTGCTTCACTCCTGAACTCATAGGACCTGGCTTTGTCTTTTGCCTGAGCCTattagaaaataagaaaattataaggacattttattcaaaattatactaaaaaaaaaatatgacactAATCCCTTAACTCCCTTTAATTTGTATTCCTTAATAAATGGAATTCAAAATTTGTTGTCTTATTTACACCTCTGCTTTCCCTTCTCATGCATCGAAATAAATTCCCAGAAAAGGCCTAATGATAGTTTCAAGCCCGAAACTATTACAGTCAGtttatataaaactttaaaatgtgaataataagtGGAATGTAATTACAGAACATACACTGGTAGGTTTTaacctctgcagcagcaaacagctCCTGTCAGGCCTCAGTACTTATTAGTGAGATTCCACTGCTGCTCCTGTTAAACAACAGTCCTGTGCAGGGAGATTCTGGTATTTAGCTCAAGACAAACTGTTGCTCATTTGGCAATTTTCACGGTTCATTGTCCCGAGAAGCTGGACCCTCTTGCTGACTGCATCAGGCTTCAAGCAAACCATTAACCCACAGGACAGAAAGATCTGAGTTCAATGACGAGCTGATTATAAATAAGAGGATTTTACACAGAGAGTAAAGACTTTGTGAAGAACTGCTTCTGAACAGGACGGactgtttttaaagctttaatatTTCAACATCTCCACATTAGCTAATACACAAACTGAATACACACCCGCTAATGCGCTGTTTCCAATATGTGTAATTAGAGTACTTGGGCGCACTTCTACACACAATGTGGTTAATTTACCAGATCTGTCGGTGGACAGTTTGAGAAGAATACACATTACACAGAGAAGGAAACATGCACGGGAAATAGACGTGGACCTAATTCGTGACAACATTAAATACCACTGATGAGTTTACCTTGAGCAGGAAGGTCTTGGGTTTTGGTCCTCTCTTCTTGGGGCCGTACAGCTCCCTCTCACGCTCCCTGAggaacacacagcaacacactgtCGGGCTCGGTGTCGCGGAGCAAAGTGCACGGAGACCACCGTGTATTTACTGGACATGTTTTACATTCGGCGGCTCGGGCCGCGGAGGCCGAACCCGGACATCTTACCTCTGCTCAAAAGCGGCGAACAGCCGGGAGTCCAGAATATTCTCCTCTGGTTCCCAGGTGCTGTATCTGGGAATGGAAACCAGCGGTCAGACTCAGcactgacacacgcacacacacatttatatatatatatacacacacacacacacacaacagtgtgAGGATGGCCGCGGCGTTAGCCTGCGAGCTAAGATCTCCATCGCGCTGTTACACCTCATTTTTTAATCCGGCTGTCGCTAGCTCGCGCGAGCTAACGACAGCCCCGGTGGAGACAGTCCCCACAACCGGAGACAGCACCGCAGCGGGCTGACAACAGGCAGGAGACACAAGGAAGCTGCACTTACTTGGGAGACCAGCCCTTCCATTTCACTAGGTACTCCATGCGACCCTGCGTGCcatcagaaacaaacacaaaccacttGGTTAGCTTGCAGGGCAACACTACTGCATGAGTGCGCTTTACACTCCAGGCTCTTGCCGGAAAATGGCTGGTTACATCTCACACTAACCTTCCGTATCCTGCGCTTGATAATGGACTCGGCAGCGAACACCCTCTCCCCGACGGCGGACAGCTCCATGTTTACTCCAGTGCTACCTACAGTTAGCTCTGCGGTGGCTAACGCTAGCACAGCAGATATTTTTCTTCGGTCCCAGCCGCTCTGGATTCCCGACAGACCATAATACTCCCGAACAGAATGGACGTCAgcgcatttttttttttttctccaccgCGTTGCTAGGGAACCGCAGTCGGTGGAACCTCCAGGAGAGCGCCCATTGGTGCAGGCGTTGCTACGTGCTCGGGTTGCTAAGCGAGGGGAGGAGCGTGCGCCTGTGTGGATTCTTTACGGGGGGAGAAAATGGAGGCGCTTCTCCCCGCGCGACGACCGACACGTCTCGCGCAAGTTATGTGAGACATTAAAAGATGCACGTGGTCACGAAAAATGACTAGATAGGTGCACGAGACAGCGTGGGCGCGCAAATAGACAAACTAGAATATAGAAAATAACGCgggttgtttatttatttattaagatGTTCCTCGTTTCCATTGAACTCTACCAGCACAATATATGAACAGAGAGTATATTATTATGACCACAGGCTGTGGCAGTGATCTCGTGACACATTTATTGACTTTTGTTTGTCGGGCCAAACACCGAGGATCGGTGAACTAGCACCGTCAGGGTATTTCTGGTCAtttggttattttattttcattgtttttatttgtacttcTGACATGTTGTTTGAAATATATACATAACGTCGTGCTACAGATTTACAGACAACTACCTGTTATCCACCACAGAAAAAAGTATCTGTAGTCAGGTGGAGGAACAGTTCGATGAGGTGAATCATAAATGTTAATAACATGAAGTGGTTGTTATTCGCCACAATAGTAAAGAAGAGATCAGCTGATGTGAGTGAAATCTTTTCATATATTTTGCGTTTTATGTGAAGGATCCgtcctgtcctcttcctccaagATCACAGCAGGATCTTGGAGCAGCGCTTTGGTTCTCTGAGCTGTTTTAATGTCggccttttcttttctttttttaagcaaCATGGCACCTCTCACCTACAGTGATCTGCGAATGCGGAAATTATCGGCACGGGCTTTCATTGggccttttgtttttcaatgttcTTTAACCAACCAAAGTTTAAAGGTAAATAACCAACAGCCAAACACCGGggaaacagaaatattttattaGCATCTTGAAATCGGGATTTTACATAATAGCCCACAACAGCATAACAAAAAATATCACAAGATCAGATAAAACAAACCCAATTATTTTCCTTAAGCTTTTATTGTGGagtaaaaagaaatatttacaGTGACGTGCGTGAGCGTCATGATTCTGCTCACTGTCACTGCTCAGGCCTCAGGTGCACAACCCACTCACAtgcagaggaaaaataaatacaaatatataactTAAACATttagtaataaaacaacatgcatATATGTTTTAGTAAGTAAAGTGATACATATGTCACAAcatcatattattataattttaattattgacattaatattatgatttttgttgttattattattacgatTATTATTTGGCGTccctaaattatattttattaaaactgGCACCTTAgtcatttcagtttatttaaattaattttagtTAATATAATATTCAAGGCAGAACAATGCTCCAGTGacgatataaatatatatataataaaatacaaataagaaaacaaatgactgaCAGTAAGCCTACTAGTCGTTTAATTTTCTATGTGATAAAGGATTGAATAGtctattaaacaaaataaaaataaatagacagTTGCATCCGTTTGTCAGCGTTATGGAGAGCTGTTGAAggtaatagaaaaaaaaacaagtctaCCCAATTGACTAATTCAAGAAACCTGTCctaacttattattattattatattattattattattattattattattattattattattattattattattattattattattattgttgttgttgttattcccGTACAGACTCATCGCGCAGATGGATAGAtttagaatataaaataaatgaatttaaaagcaGACACATGAAGCATATAGCCTATTTGAACATGCTGTTTAAAACCTGTCTTTTGAAACCGTTGTCCGTGTGACAGTGAAGAGTCACAGTGCCGCCGTATGAACTGAACGgtgtaatataataatgaacaGCTGTACGTGATGAGGGTGGcaacacacatttaatgagAACCAGTGAAACGTGTCTGATATGATATAATCGTTAGCCAGACGAAACTAAATCCTTTACATGTAATTCAAGACAAGAACAAGCGACAGTGGCAAGACGAGCTCGGTTTAAACAGACTTCTGAGTCAATTCAGATCAGAACAAATAC
Protein-coding regions in this window:
- the cbx8b gene encoding chromobox protein homolog 8b encodes the protein MELSAVGERVFAAESIIKRRIRKGRMEYLVKWKGWSPKYSTWEPEENILDSRLFAAFEQRERERELYGPKKRGPKPKTFLLKAQAKDKARSYEFRSEAVRGMHITYPAPEPVVTPRAREGLRAVVPTIFPPSTVNRGESIRVRPPELSPREHQPSLQQSSVDGLIHAPKKRGPKPKPRFKDSSCSPEASEPHKRSTEEGSHSPHKLAKYHGAEEMRLFKVSHRHPENHGHGHKHHHRHHHHHHHHQHNKELSGGSSYKQLYSDRSLHPHRMDTDTQRTKEGSTFLAPAHFKHQSKMSQSLSRPAELPLMEKPYFLDRPSPTRLNEDLDEVSWRPSLGSVEKVLVTDVTTNFLTVTIKESNTSKGFFKDKR